One stretch of Desulfovibrio sp. TomC DNA includes these proteins:
- the nth gene encoding endonuclease III, producing MDAAARARLIQTRLRSLYPAPEPALVHRNAYELLVATVLAAQCTDARVNTVTPEFFRRWPDPTTLAQAAIAEVEMVVHSTGFFRQKAKNLVAAANLLVTRHGGDIPASMAELTALPGVARKTANIVLSNALGIHEGIAVDTHVRRLAYRMGLTTSENPVIIEKDLMPLFARDSYGEINHLLVLFGRDVCKARSPRCHSCVLDDICPKIGV from the coding sequence ATGGACGCGGCTGCTCGCGCTAGGCTGATTCAGACCCGGCTTCGGTCGCTGTACCCTGCCCCCGAGCCGGCCCTTGTCCATCGCAACGCCTACGAACTTCTTGTGGCCACCGTGCTTGCCGCCCAGTGCACCGACGCCCGGGTCAACACGGTCACGCCCGAATTTTTCCGGCGCTGGCCTGATCCGACGACCCTGGCCCAGGCCGCGATCGCCGAAGTCGAAATGGTCGTCCACTCCACCGGTTTTTTCCGACAAAAAGCCAAGAACCTTGTGGCCGCCGCCAACCTCCTGGTCACCCGACACGGCGGCGACATCCCGGCCAGCATGGCCGAACTCACCGCCCTGCCCGGAGTCGCCCGCAAGACCGCCAACATCGTGTTGTCCAATGCCCTGGGCATACACGAAGGCATTGCCGTTGATACCCACGTGCGCCGTCTGGCTTACCGTATGGGCTTGACGACATCGGAAAACCCGGTCATCATTGAAAAAGATTTGATGCCGCTGTTTGCGCGGGACAGTTATGGAGAGATCAACCATCTGCTCGTCCTTTTTGGACGCGATGTGTGCAAAGCCCGCTCCCCCCGCTGCCACAGCTGCGTCCTGGATGATATCTGCCCCAAGATCGGGGTTTGA
- a CDS encoding pyruvoyl-dependent arginine decarboxylase, whose product MLPGSSVPTKAFFTKGVGRHKNKLQSFELALREAGIEKLNLVYVSSIYPPHCQLLTPEEGVKLLSPGQITFCVMARNATDEKNRLVGSAVGMAFPADKSNYGYISEHTGFGSEEQEIGDFAEDLASTMLATTLGIDFDPETAYDERRQTYLMSGKIIDSASMPCVTTGETGMWTTTISAVVFIP is encoded by the coding sequence ATGCTTCCAGGCTCTTCCGTTCCCACCAAGGCGTTTTTCACCAAGGGCGTCGGCCGCCACAAAAACAAGCTGCAGTCTTTCGAGCTGGCGCTTCGTGAGGCTGGCATTGAAAAGCTGAACTTGGTTTACGTGTCGAGCATTTACCCGCCCCATTGCCAGTTGCTCACCCCGGAAGAGGGCGTCAAGCTGCTTAGCCCCGGGCAGATCACCTTCTGCGTCATGGCGCGTAATGCTACCGACGAAAAAAACCGCCTTGTCGGCTCTGCCGTGGGCATGGCCTTTCCAGCGGACAAGTCGAACTACGGCTATATCTCCGAGCACACCGGCTTTGGCTCTGAAGAGCAGGAGATCGGCGACTTTGCCGAGGATCTGGCCTCCACCATGCTGGCCACCACCCTTGGCATCGACTTTGATCCCGAGACGGCCTACGACGAACGTCGCCAGACCTACCTTATGAGCGGCAAAATCATCGACTCCGCCTCCATGCCCTGCGTCACCACCGGTGAAACGGGTATGTGGACCACGACCATTTCGGCGGTGGTGTTCATCCCTTAG
- a CDS encoding SPOR domain-containing protein, giving the protein MKLLSRLNVSRDNGGPRKFTFEISMSGVISVGIVVVLGMCWVFILGILVGRGYRPEAAVPQIAQMMPTTEAKMPDNTTPQAPPSVLKPEDLQFMEEVHNQPGAEAADAPVKTPAETKKQAVAQKPHDQTEVRPAPGAAAAVSPTRQASKTAAEDAKTAAKVDPKTPFDKKAPQRYTATYQVASFPGREQAQTQVKALAKKGLTATVVEGKSGNSPVFRVNIQFKGSEAEIAAALKQTGEKGPILLGKKPL; this is encoded by the coding sequence ATGAAGCTTTTGAGCAGACTGAACGTGTCCCGCGACAACGGCGGACCACGCAAGTTCACCTTCGAAATCAGCATGTCCGGCGTCATATCCGTCGGCATTGTGGTGGTTCTTGGCATGTGCTGGGTGTTTATTCTCGGCATCCTGGTCGGCCGGGGCTACCGGCCCGAGGCGGCCGTGCCGCAGATCGCCCAGATGATGCCGACCACCGAGGCCAAAATGCCGGACAATACTACGCCCCAGGCTCCGCCCTCGGTCCTTAAACCCGAAGACCTCCAGTTTATGGAGGAAGTCCACAACCAGCCGGGCGCCGAGGCGGCCGACGCACCAGTCAAGACTCCGGCTGAAACCAAAAAACAGGCGGTGGCGCAAAAGCCCCACGACCAGACCGAGGTGCGCCCGGCGCCCGGGGCGGCTGCGGCCGTGTCCCCGACCCGGCAGGCGTCCAAAACCGCCGCCGAGGACGCCAAAACAGCGGCCAAAGTCGATCCCAAGACACCCTTCGACAAGAAAGCGCCGCAGCGCTATACTGCCACCTATCAGGTTGCCTCGTTCCCAGGCCGGGAACAGGCGCAAACCCAGGTCAAGGCCTTGGCCAAAAAGGGCCTGACGGCCACCGTGGTCGAGGGAAAATCCGGCAACTCCCCGGTTTTCCGGGTCAATATCCAGTTCAAGGGGTCTGAGGCGGAAATAGCCGCAGCCCTCAAACAGACCGGCGAAAAAGGCCCTATACTTCTCGGCAAAAAACCCTTATGA
- the argS gene encoding arginine--tRNA ligase, with the protein MRATEILRGLLESALASHGIPWPAKTTIEPPRDKAHGDLATNVAMMASKAAKKPPRELAEILRQALAADPLLAEVGVAGPGFLNVTFAPAVWQETVLDIIRAAAGYGLLTIGQGVKIQVEFVSANPTGPLHIGHGRGAAVGDCLARVLRAAGFTVETEYYINDAGRQMRILGQSILYRCRELLGETVAEPEDYYRGDYIKDLARELVAAHGRTLLTMPEDEAADLCRLHGEREILAGIKKDLEDFRVHHDVWFPESNLLKAGAVEATFAELRDKKLAFDQDGAFWFATTAFGDDKDRVLVKSGGELTYFASDIAYHADKFRRGFDVVVDIWGADHHGYVPRMKACVAALGRDPEASLKVILVQLVNLLKGGEQIAMSTRAGKFETLADVVAEVGADAARFMFLSRKSDSHLDFDLDAVKEKSMDNPVYYVQYAHARVRSLFAKAAERGLTVPQASPELLSCLTTTEDIELLKLLEQYPDTVAAAARSFSPHLVSFYLRDLAARLHRYYTINPVLTAGDEGLAAARLRLLEAVAQVVRNGLDLLGVCAPDTM; encoded by the coding sequence ATGCGCGCCACCGAGATTTTACGGGGGCTGCTCGAAAGCGCCCTGGCCAGCCATGGCATCCCCTGGCCGGCCAAGACCACCATCGAACCGCCCCGGGACAAGGCCCATGGCGATCTGGCCACCAACGTGGCCATGATGGCGTCCAAGGCCGCCAAGAAGCCGCCTCGCGAACTGGCCGAGATCCTGCGTCAGGCCCTCGCTGCCGATCCCCTGCTGGCCGAGGTCGGCGTGGCCGGTCCGGGTTTTCTCAATGTGACCTTCGCCCCGGCCGTCTGGCAGGAAACCGTCCTGGACATCATCCGCGCCGCAGCCGGCTACGGCCTGCTGACCATCGGCCAGGGCGTCAAGATCCAGGTGGAATTCGTCTCGGCCAACCCCACCGGACCGCTCCATATCGGCCACGGACGGGGCGCGGCCGTAGGCGATTGTCTGGCCCGGGTGCTGCGGGCCGCCGGCTTCACCGTCGAGACCGAGTACTACATCAACGACGCCGGCCGGCAGATGCGCATCCTTGGCCAGTCGATCCTCTACCGCTGCCGGGAACTGCTGGGTGAAACGGTCGCCGAGCCTGAAGATTACTACCGGGGCGACTACATCAAGGATCTGGCCCGGGAGCTAGTCGCCGCCCATGGCCGCACCCTGTTGACCATGCCTGAAGACGAGGCCGCCGACCTGTGCCGCCTGCACGGCGAACGGGAGATCCTGGCCGGCATCAAAAAGGATCTGGAGGATTTCCGGGTCCACCATGATGTCTGGTTCCCGGAATCGAATTTGCTTAAGGCCGGAGCCGTCGAGGCCACCTTTGCCGAGTTGCGCGACAAAAAGCTGGCCTTTGACCAGGATGGGGCCTTCTGGTTCGCCACCACCGCCTTTGGCGACGACAAGGACCGGGTGCTGGTCAAATCCGGCGGGGAACTGACCTATTTCGCTTCGGACATCGCATATCACGCCGACAAATTCCGCCGGGGTTTTGATGTGGTGGTGGACATCTGGGGGGCCGACCACCATGGCTACGTGCCGCGCATGAAGGCCTGCGTGGCCGCATTGGGCCGCGATCCCGAAGCAAGCCTCAAGGTCATTCTGGTCCAGCTCGTCAACCTCCTCAAAGGCGGCGAACAGATCGCCATGTCCACCCGGGCCGGCAAGTTCGAGACCCTGGCCGATGTGGTGGCCGAAGTCGGGGCCGATGCCGCCCGCTTCATGTTCCTGTCGCGCAAATCAGACAGCCACCTGGATTTCGACCTTGACGCCGTCAAGGAAAAGTCCATGGATAACCCGGTCTACTACGTTCAGTATGCCCATGCCCGGGTGCGCTCGCTTTTTGCCAAGGCGGCCGAGCGCGGGCTGACTGTGCCGCAGGCCAGTCCCGAACTGCTGTCGTGCCTGACCACCACCGAGGATATTGAACTGTTAAAGCTCCTTGAACAATACCCGGATACCGTGGCTGCTGCCGCCCGGTCCTTCTCGCCGCATCTGGTGAGCTTTTACCTGCGCGATCTGGCGGCCCGGCTGCACCGCTACTACACCATAAATCCGGTACTGACTGCCGGCGATGAAGGGCTCGCTGCGGCCCGGCTGCGCCTGCTTGAGGCCGTGGCCCAGGTGGTGCGAAACGGCCTTGACCTGCTTGGCGTCTGTGCCCCGGACACCATGTAA
- a CDS encoding ACP S-malonyltransferase — translation MSATQNRLAVLFPGQGSQEKGMGRTLAETSAEAAELWLLAEKASGLPLREIYWEGDESAMADTRALQPAMTAVTLGLWFHLKSKLSPIVGFAGHSLGEYAALAASGMLEVPAVFELTSLRGRLMAEADGGDGKMAAVLKLSLDDIEDVVRTAAESSGQVLLIANYNSPGQFVISGAAPAVEAAGVLVKERKGRAVPLAVSGAFHSPLMAEPAAELEKVLRRSGLRAPSVAPVFHNVTGAPEPDEAKALDLMCRQMTSQVRWIDTVAALWQAGARTYVELGPKGVLTKLLAANLKAFDEPYTALAVASPADAAALEI, via the coding sequence GTGAGCGCAACCCAAAACCGTCTGGCTGTCCTTTTCCCCGGCCAGGGTTCCCAGGAAAAAGGCATGGGCCGTACCCTGGCCGAGACGTCGGCCGAAGCGGCCGAACTGTGGCTCCTGGCGGAAAAGGCTTCCGGCCTGCCGCTTCGGGAAATCTACTGGGAAGGCGATGAATCGGCCATGGCCGACACGCGCGCCTTGCAGCCGGCCATGACCGCCGTGACGCTCGGCCTGTGGTTTCATCTCAAATCGAAACTGTCCCCCATCGTGGGGTTTGCCGGCCACAGCTTGGGGGAATATGCCGCCCTGGCCGCTTCTGGAATGCTCGAAGTCCCGGCTGTTTTTGAACTGACCAGTCTTCGCGGCCGGCTCATGGCCGAGGCTGACGGCGGCGACGGCAAGATGGCCGCGGTGCTGAAGCTGTCCCTGGACGACATCGAGGATGTCGTGCGCACGGCGGCCGAGTCGAGCGGCCAGGTGCTCCTTATCGCCAACTACAACTCCCCGGGCCAGTTCGTGATCTCCGGCGCTGCCCCGGCCGTCGAGGCCGCCGGCGTCCTGGTCAAGGAGCGCAAGGGCCGGGCCGTGCCCCTGGCCGTCAGCGGCGCTTTTCACAGCCCGCTTATGGCCGAACCGGCTGCCGAACTGGAAAAAGTCCTTCGCCGCAGCGGGCTTCGCGCCCCGTCCGTGGCCCCGGTTTTTCACAACGTCACCGGTGCGCCCGAGCCCGATGAAGCCAAGGCCCTGGACCTCATGTGTCGGCAGATGACCTCCCAGGTGCGCTGGATCGACACCGTCGCCGCCTTGTGGCAGGCCGGAGCGCGCACCTATGTCGAGCTTGGTCCCAAAGGCGTCCTGACCAAGCTTTTGGCTGCCAACCTGAAGGCATTCGACGAACCCTATACCGCCCTGGCCGTGGCCTCGCCTGCCGACGCCGCCGCCCTGGAGATTTGA
- a CDS encoding 16S rRNA (guanine(527)-N(7))-methyltransferase RsmG, whose translation MRQGLTGPDAPAVRREAARLGRELLPEQAGLLAGYLALLGRWSSKVNLVGPSQWQDVLETLVADSWHVADFLAGPGAGILPMAGQTLLTLDFGAGAGLPGIPLRAFWNRGDYVLLEARQKRSVFLGEAVARLGLAGMSVAEGRVEATAPPILAARPEAFVLCISRAFAPWPQFLGICRGLVRRPMAVLTMTGSPTPATETPPEFAVAATGSYAVAGKPRYMSLFTPSAASI comes from the coding sequence ATGAGGCAAGGACTAACGGGACCGGACGCTCCGGCTGTTCGGCGTGAGGCGGCCCGGCTGGGCCGGGAGCTTCTTCCGGAGCAGGCCGGGTTGCTCGCGGGCTATCTGGCGCTGCTTGGCCGCTGGAGCAGCAAAGTCAATCTGGTCGGGCCGTCGCAGTGGCAGGACGTCCTGGAAACCCTGGTGGCCGATTCCTGGCATGTGGCCGATTTTCTTGCCGGGCCGGGGGCGGGTATCCTGCCCATGGCGGGCCAGACCCTGCTGACGCTGGATTTCGGGGCCGGGGCCGGCTTGCCGGGCATCCCCTTGCGGGCTTTTTGGAACCGCGGCGACTATGTCCTGCTTGAGGCCAGACAAAAGCGTTCCGTTTTTCTGGGCGAGGCCGTGGCCCGGTTGGGCCTTGCCGGCATGAGCGTGGCCGAGGGACGGGTGGAGGCCACGGCGCCGCCGATTCTGGCTGCCCGGCCCGAGGCCTTTGTTCTGTGCATCAGCCGCGCCTTTGCCCCGTGGCCCCAGTTTCTGGGCATCTGCCGCGGGCTGGTGCGCCGGCCCATGGCTGTTTTGACCATGACCGGCTCGCCGACGCCGGCAACGGAAACGCCGCCGGAGTTTGCCGTGGCGGCCACGGGCAGCTATGCCGTCGCCGGCAAACCCCGCTATATGTCGCTGTTTACGCCCTCGGCCGCTTCCATATAG
- a CDS encoding 23S rRNA (pseudouridine(1915)-N(3))-methyltransferase RlmH — protein sequence MKPIRLIVIGQTKAPYFRDACAHYLDALRRYLPAEEVVVRDGKSADPARRKAEEAKSLLARLGPRDFLVVLDEHGHSLPSRELAGKLRGMIEDPGRAPCFVVGGAFGLDAIVLARADCTLALGPGTLPHELARVVLYEQLYRAAAINAGAPYHH from the coding sequence ATGAAACCGATTCGCCTGATCGTCATCGGCCAGACCAAGGCCCCGTATTTCCGCGACGCCTGCGCTCATTATCTGGACGCCCTGCGCCGCTATCTGCCGGCCGAGGAGGTGGTGGTGCGCGACGGCAAATCCGCTGACCCGGCCCGGCGGAAGGCCGAGGAGGCCAAGAGCCTGCTGGCGCGCCTTGGTCCCCGCGATTTCCTGGTGGTCCTGGACGAGCACGGCCATTCCCTGCCCTCGCGCGAACTGGCGGGCAAGCTTCGCGGCATGATCGAAGACCCGGGCCGCGCCCCATGCTTTGTCGTCGGCGGCGCGTTTGGCCTGGACGCGATCGTTCTTGCCCGGGCCGATTGCACGCTGGCCCTGGGGCCGGGCACCTTGCCCCACGAACTGGCCCGGGTGGTCCTGTACGAACAACTCTACCGGGCAGCGGCCATCAATGCCGGCGCGCCCTATCACCACTAA
- a CDS encoding DUF4390 domain-containing protein, translating to MGRQLRCVAAISVLALTMVAFSGAFSPAQAQELLLTNLVLNNYEGRIRVRFGIEPSGLERITQFLASGERLALHCRARLAQKRDYVWNQEVSSAVWESELRRLKSGDFVVTLPGQGPMADKDLGVLFRKHLNEILIDLGSWDRLERGVTYVLTLDLALGRPDVSPWIKKGLFFWSFDAVRPVSYQLDFTY from the coding sequence ATGGGCAGACAGCTTCGGTGCGTTGCCGCCATCAGTGTCCTGGCTCTGACCATGGTCGCCTTTTCTGGCGCGTTCTCCCCGGCACAGGCTCAGGAACTGTTACTGACCAATCTGGTGCTCAACAACTATGAAGGCCGGATTCGGGTGCGCTTTGGCATCGAACCTTCCGGGTTGGAGCGCATCACGCAGTTTTTGGCCTCTGGCGAACGCCTGGCCCTGCATTGTCGTGCCCGACTGGCCCAGAAACGCGACTATGTCTGGAACCAGGAAGTCAGCAGCGCTGTCTGGGAAAGCGAACTGCGTCGGCTCAAAAGCGGCGACTTCGTCGTCACCCTGCCCGGCCAGGGACCCATGGCCGACAAGGATCTGGGAGTCCTTTTCCGCAAGCATCTCAATGAAATACTGATTGATCTCGGTTCCTGGGACCGTCTGGAACGAGGGGTGACCTACGTCCTTACTCTCGATTTGGCCCTGGGCCGCCCGGATGTTTCCCCGTGGATTAAAAAGGGTCTTTTTTTCTGGTCCTTCGACGCCGTCCGCCCTGTTTCCTACCAGCTCGATTTCACCTACTGA
- a CDS encoding TIGR01777 family oxidoreductase has product MRVVILGGSGFIGRALTRSLVGDGHEVVVVSRRGGNRPPAGGVVFAPFDGKSGQGWAHHLEGAFALVNLAGENIASGYWTKARKARILNSRVAAGRAVMDALGRVDAKPAALLQGSAVGYYGDRGEVLTVEDAPRGRGFLADVAGEWEASTAVASALGVRRVLLRTAVVLGRGGGALPRMLAPYRFFLGGPLGSGRQWFPWIHLDDEVRAIRFLLEREEAVGPYNLAAPEAVTQEDLAAAIGKALARPSRLRIPETVLRLALGQMAQELFLQGARIVPHELLRLGFSFRFPTLAAALDDILGGPDAPHA; this is encoded by the coding sequence ATGCGCGTGGTCATCCTCGGCGGCTCGGGCTTTATTGGCCGGGCATTGACCCGTTCGCTGGTCGGGGACGGGCACGAGGTCGTGGTCGTCTCGCGCCGCGGGGGGAATCGGCCGCCGGCCGGCGGCGTGGTCTTCGCCCCTTTTGACGGGAAGAGCGGACAGGGATGGGCGCACCATCTGGAGGGGGCCTTCGCCCTGGTCAATCTGGCCGGGGAGAACATTGCCTCGGGCTATTGGACCAAAGCCAGGAAGGCCCGCATTCTGAACAGTCGCGTGGCGGCCGGCCGGGCCGTCATGGACGCCCTTGGACGCGTGGACGCCAAACCGGCGGCGCTGCTCCAAGGCTCGGCTGTCGGGTATTACGGCGACCGGGGCGAGGTGCTGACCGTTGAGGACGCTCCCCGGGGGCGGGGGTTTCTGGCCGATGTGGCTGGAGAGTGGGAAGCCTCCACGGCCGTGGCTTCGGCCCTGGGCGTTCGTCGGGTCCTGTTGCGAACAGCCGTCGTTTTGGGCCGCGGCGGCGGGGCTTTGCCCCGGATGCTGGCCCCGTACCGCTTTTTTCTCGGCGGTCCGCTGGGCTCTGGCCGCCAGTGGTTTCCCTGGATTCACCTTGACGACGAAGTTCGGGCCATCCGCTTCCTCCTTGAGCGCGAGGAGGCCGTGGGTCCCTATAATCTGGCCGCTCCTGAAGCCGTGACCCAGGAAGATCTGGCCGCCGCCATCGGCAAGGCCCTGGCGCGCCCGTCCCGGCTGCGTATTCCGGAGACCGTGCTGCGCTTGGCTCTCGGCCAGATGGCCCAGGAACTTTTTTTACAGGGTGCGCGCATCGTGCCCCACGAGTTGCTGCGCCTGGGATTTTCCTTTCGTTTTCCAACCCTCGCCGCTGCCCTGGACGATATCCTCGGCGGTCCGGATGCCCCCCATGCCTGA
- a CDS encoding HD domain-containing phosphohydrolase has translation MPDTDSDATSAARVLVVEDEAVVAIDVRHRLTRLGYAVVGIADTGEQAVDMAGELVPDLILMDIMLAGKMDGVEAAACIRDRYAVPVVFLTAHSDRATLRRAGGAGPYGYLIKPFEERELQSALEIALYKSRMERKLAKTERLTAVTLKCLGEGLLTADETGHVVFANPAAERLLGVPAAAIVGQPLDVVYRATPGEANGATEREVAVLHCPGGHDVPVEQTTSPILDARGTSLGTVVVFRDVSLRQAAERALRDSVANLRCALTETVNALTVTSEKRDPFTAGHQQRVSHLAAALAGRLGLSEEECEGIRVAGLVHDIGKIHVPSEILAKPEALNAMEMGIVHGHCAVGHEILKDIPFPWPVARMVLEHHERMDGSGYPGRLGPEAVLMASRILALADVVEAMNSHRPYRVAPGREAALAEIRSGRGRLYDPDVVDCCLELFLRDGYRF, from the coding sequence ATGCCTGACACCGATTCGGACGCGACCAGCGCAGCGCGCGTCCTCGTCGTCGAGGATGAAGCCGTAGTGGCTATAGACGTGCGTCACCGGTTGACCCGACTGGGCTACGCCGTGGTCGGCATTGCCGACACCGGCGAGCAAGCGGTGGACATGGCAGGGGAACTCGTCCCGGATCTGATCCTCATGGACATCATGCTGGCCGGGAAGATGGACGGCGTTGAAGCGGCGGCGTGTATCCGTGATCGCTACGCCGTGCCAGTGGTGTTTTTGACCGCCCACTCCGACCGGGCCACGTTGCGCCGGGCCGGCGGGGCTGGTCCGTACGGCTACCTCATAAAGCCCTTCGAAGAGCGTGAATTGCAAAGCGCTCTGGAAATTGCCCTGTACAAATCGCGTATGGAACGCAAGCTGGCCAAGACCGAGCGGCTCACTGCCGTTACCCTCAAATGCCTGGGCGAAGGACTGCTCACCGCAGACGAGACAGGCCATGTCGTGTTTGCCAACCCGGCGGCCGAACGCCTGCTGGGCGTACCTGCCGCAGCCATCGTCGGCCAACCCTTGGACGTGGTGTACCGGGCCACCCCGGGGGAGGCCAATGGCGCGACTGAACGGGAAGTTGCCGTACTGCACTGCCCGGGAGGACACGATGTGCCGGTGGAACAGACCACTTCGCCGATCCTGGACGCCCGGGGGACGAGTCTTGGCACGGTGGTGGTCTTTCGCGACGTCAGCCTGCGGCAGGCGGCCGAGCGGGCCTTGCGTGACTCCGTGGCCAACCTGCGCTGTGCCCTGACCGAGACCGTCAACGCCCTGACCGTGACCTCGGAAAAACGGGATCCCTTCACTGCCGGACATCAGCAGCGCGTGTCCCATCTGGCCGCCGCCCTGGCCGGCCGGCTCGGTTTGTCCGAAGAAGAATGCGAAGGCATCCGGGTGGCCGGCCTGGTCCACGATATCGGCAAGATTCACGTGCCTTCCGAAATTTTGGCCAAGCCCGAAGCCTTAAATGCCATGGAAATGGGCATCGTGCACGGCCACTGCGCCGTTGGCCATGAAATCCTGAAAGACATTCCCTTTCCCTGGCCCGTGGCCCGCATGGTCCTTGAGCATCACGAACGCATGGACGGGTCCGGCTATCCCGGCCGCCTGGGACCGGAGGCCGTGCTTATGGCCTCGCGCATCCTGGCCCTGGCCGATGTGGTCGAGGCCATGAATTCCCATCGCCCTTACCGGGTGGCCCCAGGGCGCGAGGCGGCTCTGGCCGAAATCCGGTCCGGCCGGGGCCGCCTCTACGACCCTGACGTGGTCGATTGCTGCCTGGAGCTCTTTCTGCGCGACGGCTACCGGTTCTAG
- a CDS encoding polyphenol oxidase family protein, giving the protein MHCIPFVFPDIPNVACAFGLGPDTMAFAGGSDPAAVTALRTALKAELGFTAWHSLRQVHGVDLIFEPEFETLDRPSIEAGDGLTETRPGHALAIKTADCQPVLVAHASGRYVMALHVGWRGNVQNFCARAVRSFCVRYGLSPHELSAVRGPSLGPGESQFTAFASEFGEKFRPYYDHRTCRVDLWRLTRDQLIAAGLDRDRIYALDLCTKSLPQFFSYRRDKTTGRQASLIWIREQGNPAT; this is encoded by the coding sequence ATGCACTGCATTCCCTTTGTCTTCCCCGACATCCCGAACGTGGCCTGCGCCTTTGGCCTGGGTCCGGACACCATGGCCTTTGCCGGCGGTTCCGATCCGGCTGCAGTGACGGCGCTGCGCACCGCCCTCAAGGCCGAACTGGGTTTTACCGCCTGGCATTCCCTGCGCCAGGTGCACGGCGTGGATTTAATTTTCGAGCCGGAGTTCGAGACGCTCGACCGCCCCAGCATCGAGGCCGGCGACGGCCTGACCGAAACCCGTCCCGGCCATGCCCTGGCCATCAAGACGGCCGACTGTCAGCCGGTGCTTGTCGCCCATGCCTCAGGGCGCTACGTCATGGCCCTGCATGTGGGCTGGCGGGGCAATGTCCAGAATTTCTGCGCCCGGGCCGTACGCTCGTTTTGCGTGCGTTACGGACTGTCTCCGCATGAGCTTTCGGCCGTGCGCGGCCCGAGCCTTGGCCCGGGGGAGTCGCAGTTCACTGCCTTTGCAAGCGAATTCGGCGAGAAGTTCCGGCCCTACTACGACCACCGCACCTGCCGGGTCGATTTATGGCGTCTGACCCGGGACCAGCTCATTGCCGCCGGCCTGGATCGGGACCGTATTTATGCCCTGGATCTGTGCACCAAAAGCCTGCCGCAGTTTTTTTCCTACCGCCGCGACAAGACCACCGGCCGGCAGGCCAGTCTCATCTGGATTCGGGAACAAGGGAATCCGGCGACCTAG
- a CDS encoding 5-formyltetrahydrofolate cyclo-ligase, whose protein sequence is MKTLQPDQPAGGGQRHSDSADKDVLRRRMLARRAALSDEDAAKASQIVAAQVVSLPAYRNAREIAAYLPIKNEVDAAIVGRQALADGKRLLLPRCRQDAPGLLDLGCVACLSDVVPGRYGILEPRQAICRPPEAFAPDLILVPGLAFDQSGNRLGFGGGYYDRLLALPIAAAAFVVGLGYAFQLLDHLPAESWDRPVNAVVTDRQTLHIPS, encoded by the coding sequence GTGAAAACATTGCAACCAGATCAGCCTGCCGGAGGCGGCCAGCGGCACAGCGACTCTGCCGACAAGGATGTGTTGCGCCGCCGGATGCTGGCTAGGCGCGCCGCCCTTTCAGATGAGGACGCGGCCAAGGCCAGCCAGATTGTGGCCGCGCAGGTGGTGTCCCTGCCCGCGTACCGCAACGCCCGGGAAATTGCCGCCTATCTGCCGATTAAAAATGAAGTGGACGCTGCCATCGTGGGCAGGCAGGCCCTGGCCGACGGCAAGCGGCTGCTCTTGCCCCGATGTCGCCAGGACGCCCCGGGCCTGCTCGACCTGGGCTGCGTCGCCTGCCTGTCCGATGTCGTCCCCGGCCGCTACGGCATCCTGGAACCCCGGCAGGCGATCTGTCGCCCGCCCGAAGCCTTTGCCCCGGATCTGATTCTGGTCCCCGGACTGGCCTTTGACCAATCCGGCAACCGGCTGGGATTTGGCGGCGGCTACTACGACCGGCTGCTGGCCCTGCCCATAGCAGCCGCTGCCTTTGTCGTCGGCCTGGGCTACGCCTTCCAGCTCCTCGACCACCTTCCAGCCGAGTCCTGGGACCGGCCGGTCAACGCCGTCGTCACCGACCGGCAAACCCTCCACATACCATCATGA